The genomic stretch GCAAGATGTGATTCTTTTGATCAAGAAAGTCTCTAAGGCCCTGTATATTTCATTTGTCAAGAACCCATCGAATTGATCAATGGTGAGAATCGTCTCCAACAGAAAACTAAACAAACCCTCTAGCAGCCCTAATAGTTTCTCCCTTTCTTGTTCCAGTAAAACCCTCTCAATTATGCTCTGGACCTCATCCAACACTGTTCAGGCTACCATTGCCGCCGCGGTGATACTCGTCAACGTAAATAAAACTGCTCTGGTTGATGGAATCATGGCCATGGACAACATTTTCTTTAAAACTAGTTTAATAAGTGGCCACCAAAAGAAGTTTGGATCAAAAAAAATGAACTACTTAACCCTATGTAAGGTATTTATAGATGATCAAATACttaatttgtttttaatttgatcatattttatttattgatgtAGATTTTTTTTGTTGGAGAGGATTAATAATTTAGTTGAAAAAAgtatagtttattttttttatcagcTATAAAAGTAAATGCAAGACTACAATAAGGgggctttttttcttcttcttgtacAATCATGATCACCCCTCCAAGAAATTTTTTCAAATCAAATAGAGTTATAATTGtgaaatcatttgaataataatattttgagtagttattaatttatttcttaaaaaaactaaaattggtCGGCTTGTTCTAGCTTTCTTCTCCTCTCTCCTCTATCATCACCATCCTGAAATTGAGTGTACTACAAGATATGGGAAATTTTCTAGAGTATTTTTGTGCTGAGAAAAGTCCTCAAAATCATCGGGAAAAGTTGAAAACCCTTTCTCGGCGTGTTGATGCGCCGAGAAATACCATTAGATAAAGCTCACTACTAATCCtggaaaaaaatgaaaagtgTTGACATAAATTATGGTGCACGTAGTAGTGCACAACCCATTATAGAAATTATGGACCAACACCCACTTCTCAATGTTGTGACGATGACACTTTCTTAACAATTCTTTAAACCTCTCTCATGTGTCATACAATGATTTCCCATCAGTCTGGAAGAAGTTATTGATCTCTCCTCTCAACCTTGCAGCTTTTGATGGAGGAAAAAACTTGGAGAGAAACTTCTGCGCTAGATCCTCCCAAGTGTTAATAGGCCTGTAGTGAATTTAGCCAGCTCTTGGCTCTGTCCCTCAACGTGAATGGGAATAGCCTCAATCTGATGGCATCATTACTCACCCCATTATACTTAAATATTGCACACAACTCTAGAAAATTAGCTATGTGCATATTAAGGTCTTTTGTGGGGAGTCCACCACCTCAATGGTAGACTGAACCATTTGCAAAATTGtcggcttaatctcaaaattgttaGTGACAACAGTGGGGTGTGTGATGCATGAATGAACTCCCGTAACAGTGGGGAGTACATAATCCCTTAAGGTTCGTGGCCCTTGATCTTTGGCCTTAGCAGCCACTTGATTAGCCCCATTACCGTTATTTTGGGCCATCTTGTCCTCCAACCTTTTCCTTCTACGGTTCTATCTACAAGTCTTCTCTGTTTCAGAATTGATCTGTACTACCTGAAATTAGAAAATTAAGACGCAAACCAAGTTAGAATTATGAatgaaaaacaaccaaattagaatAACAATTACTTATTttgatattaataattttaaatccccggaacgacgccaaaaacttgttgcgatatatTTGCTACGCAAGTATATGTAATAAAGATTCAGTAATATCTTGGTGAATACGAGTATCGTCCAACAGAGATTaaattatcaattaccaataattaatttcctatttctatttggttaacaaaagattgatttttaaaataaagcaaaaacataaatatagaaataATGAAACTAGCAATTAAAAACTTAAAGCAAATGACACTAAATAGAATTATTTTAATGGATGGAAAGCTAGGGAATTTAATATCGTCTTCTTTCCACTCTCCTATTTCACTAATGCCATGCTTCATAGTTGTTCTTCTAATTGAGATAGCGAGTTTACAAAAGCAATttatattagaattaagatatatAAACTTCAACCTATATGAGAATTTcctacatctttgtgataaactCAACATATAAGAGGCATTAAGAATGAAAACTCATAAAACTACACAAACTATATAAGTACTCTCATCCTATATCGAAATTTGTGTCGAAATAATGAAGAAGGAAACATAAAATTGCATTAGAAACCCTAAAAATTAGCTCAGTTCATATCCATGTTATTAGCATCCATTAaactaaaattaaacaaaaatgacGAAAGAAAGAATTCTAGAAACAATCCAATCTTCTCCAACATGATCTCGATCATCCTCTCCAAGTCTAGGGCTCTGAAAATTTGTGTTTTCTGGTGAAAATCGCGATTAAATGTTAATTCTTGCATTtccccaagtgaaaagaccaaaaaTACCTTCTtaaaaaattcccagaatttccatTTCAAGAACACTAGCTCAACCACACCAGGGTCCACCGCACTCACACTACTACCTTGGATTACCTTGCAGCTCTATGAGTGCAGTCGTGCCACTCATCTACTGTGACCACACTACTTGCTTCGAAAACTTGTTTTTTTCTCAAATTTATCCTTTTCTCAAGTTTTCCGCATCTTTTTCACTTCAAAGAAAATTGAGTCATTCAAAAcctaaaaacacatcaaaacaagcgtaaaatagagCAAAATAAACCTAATTGACTAAAACACACCCTAAAAAGACACTCCAAAATGAGGCTAAAATTTGATTATCAATTTTATAActtacactttctaaatcaacaatgaataataggAATGATTCAATGTTACAAATCCTAaatgttaataaaaaaaactagAGCTATAAATGTGGACCGGGccggcccggcccacattttcgtgcctccgaATAATTCGGGTCGGGTCGGCCCAgcccatatttgaaagagtaagcccaaCACGACCCATAGGCCTAGTCCATGTCATGTCGTGCTCGTGTCGTGTCGGGCCCAATTCGAGCCgacccactttccttattcgggccagcccactttccttatttgagcccacttttaggcccattttattattcccaaaaaatgtgaggatggggaattgaaccctccacctcttCTTTAAGAATCAATGGACTcaccaccaaaccaaatacatttctttgtttaaattataattttagatatttttatatattttgtaacAATACTTTAccaaaaattatatcaaagataattattagaatttgaatacctactaataaatgctaaaaattttaactcacaaatcttaaaataaatcaatataattataaaaatataaacattgagaaaaataatagacttttattatcattttaatttatagataattgacaaataaaaatttattatcattattaatgtcaaaatatcgggctttttattgtgtcgtgctttcgggctagtttgtttgTGCTTTCGTGTcatgccttcgggcttgtcgtgccgtgccaGGCTTAGGCCCATGTCGTGTCGTACCGTGCCgtgccgtgccaattttcaattcgtgtcgtgcctggcccaagcccatattttttttgTGCCGTGTTGTGCTCATGCCTCCCGGGCTCGTGTCGTGCTAGAAAGCCCATCCCATATTTACAGCTATATCAAAAACCAtcttcaaagtatgaatgcaagtcttgataattaaagaactatattcaaagtatgaatgcaaatcttgataattaaagattaagtgattaaatgattataacatGAATTTAAAAACATTCagtcatcaatactaacaatataAACACAATTAAAAGCTAGGGTTTAGAGAAGTACAAGCTTTGAATTGAGCAATTGTATCTTCAAACTAAGGGAGCATCAAAAGGATTATACATGAGAAGTACCACTGTCCAAAATCTTTATTCTAAGTCTTCCCATTAGTTGCTTCAAGCTTCACCaagatagaatgagatttgggattgaacaagcctttgaaactcaTACAAGTCAAGTAATTCTTGatgaaaacttatgatctttgagagctagagagagaaagaggctaGAGAGAAAGTtgtaaagtgtgatcaaggcttttcaattccaataacccttatttatagtgtagaCACTGTAATTAAGTCTAACTAATAAGATTATAATTTTGAACATATCATTTGGAGCTAAAACATGTAACTGTATAGACACGTCAGGTGATTCATCGCCTGTAGTGTCTTGTTACGTAGTTCACACtttaggtgatgcatcgcctacaAGGTGGAGATTCAATGCCATATAAGTAGGTTTGACTTCTCAAAAATGAcattaaacacctccaaatgctcccaatttTTTTGGGCATGCTTatatacctcattgtatcacttcaGACCCATACAAGTTAATTATAGATGCCTACTAAAATacctcatattttcacttcaacttaagtgaaaaccgTTGAGTGTTTTGCACCACATTGTGTAAAcctaaccattatatttaaccaatctcaacaattTTGTTATTTGGTGTTTAGTTCGTTTCGTTTCCCTAATAATGGTGTCTATCACCTATTTGGAATTTATGGTTTTACACATTCTTAATCAATAGTGCATAATAAGAATAATTCGATATTACAAACCCTAGGTACTAATAAAGAACCTTAtttaaagtatgaatgcaaatcttgataataaaAAAACCATATTCATGTTATGAATACAAATCTTGATAATAATCAAAGAACCATATTCATGATATGaatacaaatcttgataatcaaagaaccaTATTCATGATATGAATAAAAATCTTGAAAATAAAggattaagtgattaaatgattataagatgaacttagaaacatttaattattaatactaacaacataaacacaatagaATAACACAAATACAAAGTTAGGGTTTAGAGAGATCAACCCTTTgttttgagcaacttgaatcttcaaacttggggaacatctaaagcttatacacaataagtatATTGTTCTCCAAACTCATgcaactcatgcaagtcaagcaatgcttgatgagtttcttggagaaaacttatggtcTTTAAGAGCTAGAGAGATAGTtaaaaagtgtgatcaagacttttaAACTCTAATAATatacttattgtgtataagccttagatgttccccaagtttgaagatttaaGTTGCTAaaaaaaggttgtatctctctaaaccctaactttgtatttgtgttattctattgtgtttatgttgtttgtattgatgattaaatatttctaagttcatcttataatcatttaatcacttaatcatttattatcaagatttgcattcatatcatgaatatgattatttgattatcaagatttgcattcatactttggaTAAGGTTCTTGATTTGTATTTAGGATTTGTAATATTGAACTATTCATATCATGCATTGTTGATtaagaaagtgtaaagccataaattcccaacatcACCACCATTCCACTTCCTTGGTGTTGGGGATTGTGGCTTTTGTAGCGATGTTTTGCCGTGTTGGTTTAGTACAACCATTCAACATTATTATCTTGGACAGTGACTAGTTGGATCTTCTTCAGATCTGGGTGTTGTTTAGGTGGATATTGGTCCCTTTGTTCGTGATTTATTTGCGTGCTACGTCGACTTTCATGGAATAATTAGTGCATCGTTGCTTTATTTTCAATAATGGTGTTTTATTTTCCTTTAATCTTTTGAATGATTATAGGCTTTTAGCTATTGTTGGGGTTGATAATTCTTTGATGTTAGAGCATTGTAAACAGCTTGATATGCCTATGTTGGTTATTTGAATTGTTTTGCAAGTAATTCGACCTATTATGTATGTTGTTGGATTGACCTTGTCAATGCAAATTTCCTTTTAtgttaaaaaaatcacaaaatagtAACCACCACATATGTTAACCTCAAACAAAAACATGGAGAACAAAAGCAAGATTGTTACCTCATATCCATTTTCTACCCTTACCTTTACTAAACTGAAATTGAAGTTATGTAGAGCCATAAATATTAAATTCCACAACAAGAAAATAATGCTTAGCCATTAAAATCACTTTGTTCCTCGTTATATATAGTAAAATCTCTTTATAGTAATAGTGTTAGGCTTAGGACCAACATATTTCATTATTATGAGAATGTGATAACTTAATAGAATTATATCTGTAAAATGTTGGAAATATATACATTTAaatctaaattaaataataattaataaaatatgtcaaATTCAATATATAAACATTGATAAACGAAAATAACATAAATGTATAGTTACAATATACATATCTATATAATGTTGGAAATATACAAAGTTATTTTATaagttaataattaattttatcataaatttTTAGTATGTATAAGatgagatatatataaatatatttaatattaacacAATTATTACTACGTAGAGACATATTTTCTAAAAGTTGGATAAAAAATTGTTATAATTTATTACACTGTGGAGTTTATTCATATTTATAATTGGCCCTGAGTTAAAACTTTTTATGACTATGCAGAAGAACACCATGCTTCAACATTAAAAAAAGACATCACCACCTCTTATGGCTTCTCAATAGTGACAACCCGTTAATCTTCATTCTCGAGAAAAAGGTTTCTCATTTATGGAGAAATCAAGAGGacaaaaataaatatctttttgATTGAAACAGAACAAATGATCTGACCAAAATAAAAATCAAGTAAAAAGTAATGAaagaatgataaaaaaaaaaaagaaactattttTAATTCAACAACCTTCTTTATTATTAGGTCATAaagacaagaaaaaaaaaaggtccaTGACAAACAAATACTCCCTCACTTTATCATGCTACACGCATGCCACGTGGACGGCTGAGATTATACCGTTTCCGTATGGCAGATTAATCTACCATACCACAGACACTCCATCCctccctatatatataaatatatattaaataacattTGTTTTAGACAAAGCTGATATAACAACATTCACAATAACTTTGTATGCCTTTTCCGTTGGATGGTAAGCATCCCAAAACACATATTTAGTTGCATCCACGCATGTAGTGTCGAATGGGTTGCATGTTAATGCTGCCTCTATAAGCCCAGTGCCACAACACCCTTTTTTGGAAATTGTAAACCCTAGATATTTCAAATAACAAAACAATCAAGGCTCAAaagaatgaaacaaaaaaaatatattacgcAATTAGAATATAAGTAAAATGACTAGTTAATAAAGAATGAGATCACTACTCACCGTATCGAGTAGGGTTTTGAATGACATCAAGGAGTGGATAGTAGATATCGACATAGACAAGTCTTGTATCACGGCTAACATAATTTTTTGTGAGTGAATCCAACGATGCAGAGAGTTTAGAATTAAACATTATGGCAGCTTCATTCTCTTCATCATAACAATTCCTCTTTATTCCTCCTCCTACGGTTCGTTGAGATGGTACACATCCAATTGGAGGTGCCCCCATAACCCCAATTCTTCTTGCTCCCAATCCATACAAGTCCTTTCAATTTACAATAATCATATATAATAATAagtcacacacacatatatatatacacaaatttCATCGATGATATTTATAATACTCTGTGTATAAAATGGGAGTATATGATACTACTATTATATTCATTCTTTTAAagttattttacattttttttattataattattttgcaTCTATAAAATTATCTTAAAAATACATTCAATACCTTATCTAACATACTCGCTACTCAGTCTAGAAAGTCGTTTTGTaaaagattcttttttttttatataaggtGACACTAAAATACTATTATATATTTTCACCAATATATTACtattttattattagttttaataacatgaaatataattaatatctGTATACCTTGACGAAGTCAGTAGCATAACTGACCATAAGATCAGTGTAAGAAGAAATGTCGTATTGCAATCTTCTAAAAGCGACAGCAGCAAAATAGGTATTAGCAATATCGTTACTGCTTAGTACTATAAGAATGATACTGTTTGCTAAGATGAACTTTGTTTTTTCTTCTCCAGCTATTCCTTTCAACTTTTCTATGTACTCTTTGAACTTCTCCAATTGGTCACTTAGTGGAGGAACATTCTGTTTTTATCATAtacaaaatattaattaataacttatAATTATAATGTTAAATTAAGAGCTAGAGAAAAAAAATGGTACAAATTTATTTAATGTGTATATATACCGCAAGCTTCGAGGTAAATGGATCATATCCTACTCCACCAACAGCAAAGCACACACCAGTTAGGAGGTCTTTCGGTGTTAAATTTGGATCAGCATAGGGTGGTAATAGCTCTTTGATTCCCAATCCGTCAGCTGAGATTAAAATGAAAATGAAAGTGAGTAATTAGTAAAAATATACCTTTTTGTTAATGTGTCCCCTTGCATTCTTGGCCAGGTAAACATATTTTTAATTTGCCAATTTTATTATGATGTGTATTTAATCTCAACTGTATAATTAAAGATGATATGGTCACCACTTAACAATACTCATAGTTGAGATTAAACATCATAGTATATGATTAGAGTATGCAAATTAGAAATGTGCAAATCATTATTCTTTAAATTTGATGAGGGTGTTGAGTGTATTTGATAGAATATCAAGTGTCAAGAatgttattttataaataattataaaagaaaattaTTCTGAAatgtaattataaaaaatatacattgctaattatttaaaaaatattttttttaaaaaatacttaTTCAACTGCTATGTTTATTGAAGTCATATAACTAAAATATGTATCATATACAAAATAACCTTTCTAGGCGC from Humulus lupulus chromosome 5, drHumLupu1.1, whole genome shotgun sequence encodes the following:
- the LOC133833885 gene encoding GDSL esterase/lipase EXL3-like; translation: MMRRSRRNPSTASFLIICVDMIILWCSFTEGRVKIARNKTVSAVIMFGDSIVDTGNNNNNILSPARSNFPPYGRDFRGGKSTGRYSNGKVPSDLFADGLGIKELLPPYADPNLTPKDLLTGVCFAVGGVGYDPFTSKLANVPPLSDQLEKFKEYIEKLKGIAGEEKTKFILANSIILIVLSSNDIANTYFAAVAFRRLQYDISSYTDLMVSYATDFVKDLYGLGARRIGVMGAPPIGCVPSQRTVGGGIKRNCYDEENEAAIMFNSKLSASLDSLTKNYVSRDTRLVYVDIYYPLLDVIQNPTRYGFTISKKGCCGTGLIEAALTCNPFDTTCVDATKYVFWDAYHPTEKAYKVIVNVVISALSKTNVI